In Panicum virgatum strain AP13 chromosome 4N, P.virgatum_v5, whole genome shotgun sequence, a single window of DNA contains:
- the LOC120671449 gene encoding homogentisate 1,2-dioxygenase, protein MAAQEEEQLRYLSGLGNTFSSEAVPGSLPVGQNSPLVCPRGLYAEQLSGTSFTTPRAQNLRTWLYRIKPSVTHEPFHPRPTAHGRLVGEFDRSTAAATPTQLRWRPPEVPLDPPLDFIDGLYTVCGAGSSFLRHGYAIHMYAANKSMDGCAFCNADGDFLIVPQQGRLLITTECGKVLVSPGEIVVIPQGFRFAIDLPDGPSRGYASEIFGTHFQLPDLGPIGANGLASPRDFLSPTAWFEQVHRPGYTIVHKYGGELFTATQDFSPFNVVAWHGNYVPYKYDLSRFCPFNTVLFDHGDPSVNTVLTAPTDKPGVALLDFVIFPPRWLVAENTFRPPYYHRNCMSEFMGLIYGIYEAKADGFLPGGASLHSCMTPHGPDTKTYEATISRADANEPFRLSGTLAFMFESSLIPRVCRWALDSPYRDLDYYQCWIGLKSHFSHDSGATASEPAASP, encoded by the exons ATGGccgcgcaggaggaggagcagctgcGCTACCTCTCCGGACTGGGCAACACCTTCTCGTCGGAGGCGGTGCCGGGGTCGCTCCCCGTCGGCCAGAACAGCCCGCTGGTGTGCCCGCGGGGCCTCTACGCCGAGCAGCTCTCCggcacctccttcaccaccccACGGGCCCAGAACCTGCGCAC GTGGCTGTACCGGATCAAGCCATCGGTGACCCACGAGCCCTTCCACCCCCGCCCAACCGCCCACGGCCGCCTCGTCGGGGAGTTCGACCGCTCCacagccgccgccacgcccacGCAGCTGCGCTGGAGGCCGCCCGAGGTGCCCCTGGACCCGCCCCTCGACTTCATCGACGGCCTCTACACCGTCTGCGGCGCCGGGAGCTCCTTCCTCCGACATGGATACGCCATCCACAT GTACGCTGCTAACAAGTCCATGGACGGATGCGCCTTCTGCAATGCGGATGGTGATTTCCTCATTGTTCCCCAGCAAGGAA GGTTGTTGATCACAACCGAATGTGGAAAGGTGCTAGTTTCACCTGGCGAAATTGTTGTGATTCCTCAAGGCTTCCGCTTTGCCATTGACTTGCCTGATGGCCCCTCACGTGGCTACGCTTCTGAGATTTTCGGCACCCACTTTCAGCTCCCTGATCTTGGCCCAATCG GTGCCAATGGTTTGGCTTCACCAAGGGATTTCCTTTCCCCCACAGCATGGTTTGAGCAGGTCCACCGCCCTGGGTACACAATAGTGCACAAGTACGGTGGTGAACTATTCACTGCCACGCAGGATTTTTCTCCGTTCAATGTGGTTGCATGGCATGGGAATTATGTCCCATATAAG TATGATTTGAGTAGGTTCTGCCCATTTAATACGGTCCTATTTGATCATGGTGACCCTTCAGTAAACACAG TCCTTACTGCGCCAACTGATAAGCCTGGTGTCGCATTACTTGATTTTGTAATATTCCCACCTAGGTGGTTGGTTGCTGAAAATACATTCCGCCCTCCATACTACCATCGCAACTGCATGAGTGAGTTCATGGGCCTGATTTATGGGATATACGAG GCTAAGGCTGATGGTTTTCTCCCCGGAGGTGCTAGCCTGCACAGCTGCATGACACCACATGGACCAGACACCAAGACATACGAGGCAACGATCAGCCGTGCTGATGCCAATGAGCCATTCAGGCTCAGTGGTACGCTGGCGTTCATGTTCGAGTCTTCGCTCATCCCTCGTGTGTGCCGGTGGGCTCTTGATTCGCCGTATCGAGATCTTGATTACTACCAATGTTGGATTGGATTGAAGTCCCACTTCTCACATGACAGTGGAGCCACAGCCAGCGAGCCTGCTGCAAGTCCATAG